TATAAGGATTATTAAATATTTTCTTCTTTGCATTTTCTCACCTATCTTATCTGCCCTATATTTAAATCTAATATTTTTTACAATCCGTTATAAAATTTACTATATATCTTCCTTCCATATATTGTATCACTATTATATAAAATATAAACAAATAAGACCTATATAGGTCCTATTTGTTTATTACTTATTTAGTTTGATCATAGCTTAAAATTACTTTTTCTCTCTTATTTGCTATCTTTGGAACATATACTAAAAAAATTATCGTTATTATAGTCGCTATTATATATGAAATGGCATAACTTTCAGGAGATAATCCAAACAGTCCACCTATTCTTGCTTCTAAACCTAGACCAAGGCTTTCATGACAAATATAGGCTGTTACTATAAATGAATAAAAGGCACCTGGCAATAAAGATATAAAATAGTTCTTATTAGATGCTTTAAGATAAACTGTAACCATTGCTAAAGCAAAAACTCCTACTAACTGATTAGTAAATCCAAAGTATCTCCACAATAGATTAAATCCATCTGGTGATAATTTAGCATATACAAGTATTATTATTGCTGGTATAAATATTATAAGTGACAATTTAACTCTATTTTTAGCATCTTTTTGATCTATATCAAATTGTTCTGCTATCATAAGCCTTAATGACCTAAAAGCAGTATCACCAGAAGTTATAGGTAAAATAATAACACCTGCTATCGCTATTAATCCACCAATATTACCCATGAATTCTCTTGAAATAATTCCTACCATTTCTGTAGCACCTGTATCTACTGGTATACCTCTTCCAAACAACACCATTGCACCTGCAGCCCAAGCCATAGCAATTAAACCTTCACATATCATCATAGAATAGAAGGTTCTACGACCTTCCTTTTCTGATTTCATAGTTCTTGATATTAAGGTTACCTGACTTCCATGGAATCCTGACATTATACCACATGCTACTGTAATAAAAAATACTGGAATAAATGCCTGACCTGTAGGATGCTCAAATAATAAGCCTTTTGGTAGATTTGCAAAACTTGCTCCTCCATCCATAAAGATTCCAACTAAAACTCCAGCAGCAGATACTATTAATATTCCACCAAATATTGGATATATACGTCCTATAATCTGATCTATAGGGAATATTGTTGAAACTATGTAATAGAATAAAATCGCAATATAAACTCCCCAAATTATGTTGCTATTAACATCCATTCCAAGAATGTCACCAACTATTAAATCTCCTGGTGTATACATAAACACTACTCCTACTAAAAGCATCAGTAACCATATAATCACAGTATATACCTTAGTAGCTCCTGCTCCTAAATATTTTCTCACCATTTTAGGAACTTGTGCTCCTTTATTTCTTACAGATATCATACCTACAAAATAATCATGTAATGCGCCTGCAAATACACAGCCTATAGGTATTGTAATAAAGGCTATAGGTCCAAAGAGAATTCCCTGTATAGGTCCTAAAATAGGCCCTGTACCTGCAATATTAAGTAATTCTATAAGTTTATTCTTCCAAGATGGCATTACTACATAGTCTATACCATCAGCCATAGTTATTGCAGGCGTTGGTCTATCATCTGGTTGGAATACCTTTTCACAATACTTTCCATAGATATGTCCACCAACTATTAACATTAACAAGCCAATAATAAATAATATCATAAACATCCCTCCCTAGTTATATCTTAACTCCAGAATATCATATATAAAGGTTCTTTCTAACATTTTAGAGTAAAACGCGTATATCGTGGAGTAACTTGTATGATATTAAGTGTTAAATTTTTAAATATTCCTTTAATTTACCAATTTTATTTCTGCTTACTGGTAATTTTTCATCTTGGCAATATTCCATTCTAATACAATGTGTATTATTAAACCATGGATATATTTCTTTTATATATCTTGTATTGATAAGATAACTCCTCTGGATTCTAAAAAAGCCATAAGGTTTTAATTTATCTTCAAATGATTTTAAAGGTATATTATCTATATATTTATTATCTTTAGTATGAATAATACAATTTTTGTTTTGTGATTCAATATAAATAATAGAATCAATCTCTATAAGAATTATTTTCCCATCAGTATTTAAGGGTATTTTCGAAATATTAATATTAATTTGTTGTTTTTCATGTTTTTTATTATATTTATCTAACA
This sequence is a window from Tissierellales bacterium. Protein-coding genes within it:
- a CDS encoding LytTR family DNA-binding domain-containing protein is translated as MKIAIIDDERPARSELQYLINKIIPNVEIVEFSNGEDALNIIMEENFDILCIDINLGDISGITLASTARKIHPDIEIVFATAYNNYAEDAFNVEALDYLLKPFSERKVKVMLDKYNKKHEKQQININISKIPLNTDGKIILIEIDSIIYIESQNKNCIIHTKDNKYIDNIPLKSFEDKLKPYGFFRIQRSYLINTRYIKEIYPWFNNTHCIRMEYCQDEKLPVSRNKIGKLKEYLKI
- a CDS encoding carbon starvation CstA family protein: MILFIIGLLMLIVGGHIYGKYCEKVFQPDDRPTPAITMADGIDYVVMPSWKNKLIELLNIAGTGPILGPIQGILFGPIAFITIPIGCVFAGALHDYFVGMISVRNKGAQVPKMVRKYLGAGATKVYTVIIWLLMLLVGVVFMYTPGDLIVGDILGMDVNSNIIWGVYIAILFYYIVSTIFPIDQIIGRIYPIFGGILIVSAAGVLVGIFMDGGASFANLPKGLLFEHPTGQAFIPVFFITVACGIMSGFHGSQVTLISRTMKSEKEGRRTFYSMMICEGLIAMAWAAGAMVLFGRGIPVDTGATEMVGIISREFMGNIGGLIAIAGVIILPITSGDTAFRSLRLMIAEQFDIDQKDAKNRVKLSLIIFIPAIIILVYAKLSPDGFNLLWRYFGFTNQLVGVFALAMVTVYLKASNKNYFISLLPGAFYSFIVTAYICHESLGLGLEARIGGLFGLSPESYAISYIIATIITIIFLVYVPKIANKREKVILSYDQTK